One stretch of Streptomyces sp. NBC_01142 DNA includes these proteins:
- a CDS encoding helix-turn-helix transcriptional regulator — translation MANGSRQAAWEFFGTELKRLREDAGFTQATLGARVFVSGGYIGQFEQAIRKPQLDVAQRIDETLQTGGFFERMCRKLINSSRYADYFAAAAELEALATKICDFAPTVVPGLLQTAEYARAVVLASNPLAAEEYVQETVNARIDRAQILKDAARPVHWAILHEAALHIPAGGPTAMAQQLDHIAALVRERKVLVQVLPNAAGAYPQMGKMLRLMEFEDAPPTAYTEGVYSGNLLDDPAVVKRAQATYDLLRAAALSPEASLALIESAAEDFRRCVSTT, via the coding sequence ATGGCCAATGGTTCTCGGCAGGCGGCGTGGGAGTTCTTCGGGACCGAGTTGAAGCGGCTCCGGGAGGATGCGGGATTCACTCAGGCGACGCTGGGCGCGCGGGTTTTCGTGTCGGGCGGGTACATCGGTCAATTCGAACAGGCCATTCGGAAGCCGCAATTGGATGTGGCTCAGCGGATCGATGAGACGCTGCAAACCGGAGGCTTTTTCGAGCGGATGTGCCGGAAGCTGATCAATAGTTCGCGGTACGCGGACTACTTCGCGGCCGCGGCGGAGCTTGAAGCGCTCGCGACGAAGATCTGCGACTTCGCACCCACAGTAGTCCCGGGGCTCCTCCAGACCGCGGAGTACGCACGCGCGGTCGTCCTGGCGAGCAATCCGCTCGCTGCCGAAGAGTACGTCCAGGAGACGGTCAACGCGCGGATCGACCGCGCACAGATCCTCAAGGACGCTGCGCGGCCCGTGCATTGGGCCATCCTGCACGAGGCAGCGCTGCACATCCCAGCGGGTGGGCCCACCGCGATGGCGCAGCAGCTGGACCACATCGCGGCCCTTGTACGCGAACGGAAGGTACTGGTCCAGGTTCTGCCGAACGCGGCAGGGGCGTACCCACAGATGGGCAAGATGCTGAGGCTCATGGAGTTCGAGGACGCTCCGCCAACGGCCTATACAGAAGGCGTGTATTCGGGGAATCTGCTGGACGATCCGGCTGTGGTGAAGCGAGCGCAGGCGACTTACGATCTGCTGAGGGCCGCCGCGTTGTCGCCGGAGGCGTCCCTGGCCCTGATCGAATCGGCGGCGGAGGACTTCAGACGATGCGTGAGTACGACCTGA
- a CDS encoding DUF397 domain-containing protein codes for MREYDLSTAQWRKSSYSDGDGGECVEVAYAFPGAAWRKSTHSGGDGGESCVEVLDDVPGVVPVRDSKNPSGPVLVVGAAAWTAFVGGVTR; via the coding sequence ATGCGTGAGTACGACCTGAGCACCGCCCAGTGGCGCAAGAGCAGCTACAGCGACGGCGACGGCGGCGAGTGCGTCGAAGTGGCGTACGCCTTCCCTGGCGCAGCCTGGCGCAAGAGCACCCACAGCGGCGGCGACGGAGGAGAGTCGTGCGTCGAGGTACTCGACGACGTCCCCGGCGTCGTCCCCGTACGCGACAGCAAGAACCCCTCCGGGCCCGTCCTCGTCGTCGGGGCCGCCGCCTGGACCGCGTTCGTCGGGGGCGTCACCCGCTGA
- a CDS encoding FAD-dependent oxidoreductase, whose amino-acid sequence MPRPLRVAIVGAGPAGIYAADALLKSDAATDPGVSIDLFERMPAPFGLIRYGVAPDHPRIKGIITALHQVLDKPQIRLFGNVDYPTDISLDDLHEFYDAVIFSTGADADRALDIPGIDLDGSYGAADFVSWYDGHPDVPRTWPLEAEKVAVLGVGNVALDVARILAKTADELLPTEIPPNVYEGLAANKALEVHVFGRRGPAQAKFSPMELRELDHSPNIEVVVNPEDIDYDDGSIATRRASKQADMVAKTLENWAIRDAGDRPHKLFLHFFESPTEVLGEDGKVVGLRTERTELDGTGNVRGTGEMHTWDVQSVYRAVGYLSDELPKLPFDFLTGTVPHEGGRVIEEGGEHLPSTYVTGWIKRGPVGLIGHTKGDANETVANLLDDHSNNRLLSPGAPGEDAVVNFLESKGVSYTTWEGWHRLDAAERSLGEAEGRERVKIVEREAMIRASAEQG is encoded by the coding sequence ATGCCCCGCCCCCTGCGGGTCGCGATCGTGGGTGCCGGCCCCGCCGGGATCTACGCCGCCGACGCGCTGCTGAAGTCCGATGCCGCCACCGATCCCGGCGTCTCCATCGACCTCTTCGAGCGGATGCCGGCCCCGTTCGGGCTGATCCGGTACGGCGTCGCCCCCGACCACCCGCGTATCAAGGGCATCATCACGGCCCTCCACCAGGTGCTGGACAAGCCGCAGATACGTCTCTTCGGAAATGTCGACTACCCGACCGACATCAGCCTTGACGATCTCCACGAGTTCTACGACGCGGTGATCTTCTCCACGGGCGCGGACGCCGACCGGGCGCTGGACATACCCGGCATCGACCTCGACGGCTCCTACGGGGCCGCCGACTTCGTGTCCTGGTACGACGGGCACCCGGATGTGCCGCGCACCTGGCCGCTGGAGGCGGAGAAGGTGGCCGTCCTCGGTGTCGGCAATGTCGCCCTGGACGTGGCCCGCATCCTCGCGAAGACCGCGGACGAGCTGCTGCCGACCGAGATCCCGCCGAATGTGTACGAGGGTCTGGCCGCCAACAAGGCGCTCGAGGTGCATGTGTTCGGGCGGCGTGGCCCGGCGCAGGCCAAGTTCAGCCCGATGGAACTGCGCGAACTCGACCACTCGCCGAACATCGAGGTCGTCGTCAACCCCGAGGACATCGACTACGACGACGGTTCCATCGCCACCCGCCGCGCCAGCAAGCAGGCGGACATGGTCGCGAAGACGCTGGAGAACTGGGCGATCCGGGATGCCGGCGACCGCCCCCACAAGCTGTTCCTGCACTTCTTCGAGTCCCCCACCGAGGTCCTCGGCGAGGACGGCAAGGTCGTCGGTCTGCGTACCGAGCGCACCGAGCTGGACGGCACGGGCAACGTCAGGGGCACGGGCGAGATGCACACCTGGGACGTGCAGTCCGTCTACCGGGCGGTCGGCTATCTGTCCGACGAGCTGCCCAAGCTGCCGTTCGACTTCCTCACCGGCACAGTCCCGCACGAGGGCGGCCGCGTCATCGAGGAGGGCGGCGAGCACCTTCCGTCCACCTATGTGACCGGCTGGATCAAGCGCGGGCCCGTGGGCCTCATCGGCCACACCAAGGGCGACGCCAACGAGACGGTCGCCAATCTCCTCGACGACCACAGCAACAACCGGCTGCTCTCCCCCGGCGCACCGGGTGAGGACGCGGTGGTCAACTTCCTCGAGAGCAAGGGTGTCTCCTACACGACGTGGGAGGGCTGGCACCGCCTGGACGCGGCGGAGCGGTCGCTGGGCGAGGCGGAGGGGCGTGAGCGCGTGAAGATCGTCGAGCGCGAGGCGATGATCCGCGCGAGCGCGGAGCAGGGCTGA
- a CDS encoding VanZ family protein: MIEASIGAVPGLFLSFAVLAVMCAAPTALVCRARKRPVLLPVLLAVAVAGILTVTLLPSSSGVSAGQCDVGLPRHVLTSSSALLNVALFVPGAGLGVLLWRRPVTVAASFMIFSGWVEFVQAVAPVGRSCSITDITANVMGTLIGAALGATWIGIRQHRFHRPGRDLAWGAALAVVGAAVLAGLLLTQTQTVDTVATDDQHRAQVDGVDGSEEWIKTAATAVFGEGTHVGQTSAELSGRSRSLITASTNRGTISGWWPDRTLIQAWSSDNQGDPGNVTAAEATKIANGYAKKWLPQSIARSKQQIRTVGDGPDSVYVVTYRRYFSGIMMPMRLDLTVTRAGRILGFTSRPERDPVLPEPAITEFDAKRLAGQQAKGKASSALLLAQRVGGNWRPVWLIGVNNSDVFLDAVTGLPVQPDKQSESAPPAPRT, translated from the coding sequence ATGATTGAAGCGTCCATCGGAGCCGTCCCCGGCTTGTTCCTGTCCTTTGCCGTCCTGGCTGTCATGTGTGCCGCGCCGACCGCACTGGTGTGCCGGGCGCGGAAGAGACCGGTGCTCCTGCCGGTGTTGCTGGCTGTCGCCGTTGCGGGGATCCTGACGGTCACCTTGCTGCCGAGCAGCTCGGGTGTGTCTGCGGGGCAGTGTGATGTCGGTCTTCCGCGGCATGTGCTCACGTCATCCAGTGCGCTCCTCAACGTTGCTCTGTTCGTCCCTGGAGCGGGTCTGGGTGTGCTCCTGTGGCGGCGGCCGGTGACAGTCGCTGCCAGCTTCATGATCTTCAGCGGTTGGGTCGAGTTCGTTCAGGCCGTCGCGCCCGTCGGGCGCTCGTGCAGCATCACGGACATCACGGCCAACGTCATGGGAACGCTGATCGGAGCGGCACTTGGTGCGACGTGGATCGGGATCCGTCAGCACCGCTTCCACCGGCCGGGGCGTGACCTCGCCTGGGGTGCCGCTCTGGCTGTCGTGGGGGCGGCCGTGCTGGCCGGCCTTCTGCTCACTCAGACCCAAACCGTCGACACTGTCGCCACAGACGACCAGCATCGGGCGCAGGTGGACGGAGTCGACGGATCGGAAGAGTGGATCAAAACCGCCGCCACAGCCGTGTTCGGTGAGGGAACTCATGTCGGGCAGACCTCTGCCGAGCTGAGCGGGAGATCACGCTCATTGATCACCGCGTCCACGAACCGCGGCACCATCTCAGGATGGTGGCCCGACCGTACGTTGATCCAGGCCTGGTCGTCCGACAACCAGGGCGACCCGGGCAACGTCACCGCAGCAGAGGCCACGAAGATCGCGAACGGCTACGCGAAGAAGTGGCTCCCCCAGAGCATCGCCCGAAGCAAACAGCAGATCCGAACAGTCGGAGATGGTCCCGACTCCGTATACGTGGTGACCTACCGGCGCTACTTCAGCGGCATCATGATGCCGATGCGGCTCGATCTCACCGTCACCAGAGCAGGCCGCATCCTCGGATTCACCTCCAGACCGGAGAGAGATCCTGTCCTTCCCGAACCAGCCATCACGGAGTTCGATGCCAAGCGTCTGGCCGGCCAGCAGGCAAAAGGCAAGGCCTCCAGCGCGCTGCTCCTCGCACAACGCGTGGGCGGGAACTGGCGACCCGTCTGGCTCATCGGCGTGAACAACTCCGACGTCTTCCTCGACGCTGTCACCGGGCTACCAGTACAGCCGGACAAACAAAGCGAGTCAGCCCCGCCGGCCCCGCGGACATAA
- a CDS encoding response regulator transcription factor: MSTIRVLLADDQTLVRAAFAMLVESARDMEVVGQAGTGAEAVELARTERADLVVMDIRMPELDGIEATRLIASDDDLAGVKVLILTTYDTDEHILEALRAGASGFLVKDTRPADLLAAIRTVAAGESLLSPGPTSRLIARVLSAPSGPPTTGGPDGLTDRERQVLALLARGLNNTEIAETLGLSPLTAKTHVSRIMGKLGARDRAQLVIVAYESGLVVPGDA, from the coding sequence ATGAGCACGATCCGCGTCCTGCTCGCCGACGACCAGACGCTCGTACGGGCCGCCTTCGCGATGCTCGTCGAGTCCGCCCGCGACATGGAGGTCGTCGGCCAGGCGGGCACGGGCGCGGAGGCGGTCGAACTGGCCCGCACCGAACGCGCGGACCTCGTCGTCATGGACATACGCATGCCCGAACTCGACGGCATCGAAGCGACCCGCCTGATCGCCTCCGACGACGACCTCGCAGGCGTCAAGGTCCTGATTCTCACGACCTACGACACCGACGAGCACATCCTCGAGGCGCTGCGCGCGGGCGCGTCCGGCTTCCTGGTGAAGGACACCAGACCGGCCGACCTGCTCGCCGCGATCAGGACGGTGGCGGCGGGGGAGTCGCTGCTCTCGCCGGGCCCCACGTCCCGTCTGATCGCCCGGGTCCTGAGCGCGCCCTCGGGGCCGCCCACCACGGGCGGCCCGGACGGTCTGACCGACCGCGAACGCCAGGTGCTCGCGCTGCTCGCGCGCGGCCTGAACAACACGGAGATCGCCGAGACGCTGGGCCTGAGCCCGCTGACCGCGAAGACCCATGTCAGCCGGATCATGGGCAAGTTGGGAGCCCGGGACCGGGCACAGCTGGTGATCGTGGCGTACGAGTCGGGGCTGGTGGTCCCGGGAGACGCCTAG
- a CDS encoding sensor histidine kinase yields the protein MQQPPTDPELPRARPRLGERLLTAVSRDPLTVPHRQRNDAVIAAGTGVLAVVLALVVKDGRQPDVLGWALLAGSIVPLAWRRRRPLLVLLAVLACIGPYHAFDNTHFAPVPGSLLALYTVATILRPLHTMLIGTGVIGIALTVMFRVNTHQGLESLRTSGWILAVLVLGVDVRVYRRYIASVVGRAERAERTREEEAARRVAEERLRIARDLHDLLAHSITLIGVQTSVAAHVLAVDPDRLDRAAIAKALDDIADTCRTARGELRTTLEVLRADGPDGPEPHGPLPDLRALPGLVRAANADLTVRTGEVRLPPAVEAAAYRIVQESLTNAVRHGGSGVQITVAVQLRGRALDVTVTDDGTGPGETGGSGYGIVGMRERARSVGGTLSAGPRDGGGFVVAAVLPLQPSEALA from the coding sequence GTGCAGCAGCCGCCGACCGACCCCGAACTCCCGCGCGCCCGCCCCCGCCTCGGCGAGCGCCTTCTCACCGCCGTCAGCCGTGACCCTCTGACAGTGCCGCACCGGCAGCGCAACGACGCCGTCATCGCCGCGGGCACGGGTGTCCTCGCCGTCGTACTGGCTCTGGTCGTCAAGGACGGCCGCCAGCCCGACGTACTCGGCTGGGCGCTGCTCGCCGGCAGCATCGTGCCCCTGGCGTGGCGCAGGAGACGGCCGCTTCTCGTGCTGCTCGCCGTGCTGGCATGCATCGGCCCGTACCACGCCTTCGACAACACGCACTTCGCGCCCGTCCCCGGCTCCCTCCTGGCTCTCTACACCGTTGCCACCATCCTCCGTCCGCTGCACACCATGCTCATCGGCACCGGTGTCATCGGCATCGCCCTCACGGTGATGTTCAGGGTCAACACCCACCAAGGCCTGGAGTCGCTGCGCACCTCCGGCTGGATCCTGGCGGTGCTCGTCCTCGGCGTGGACGTGCGCGTCTACCGTCGCTACATCGCCTCCGTCGTGGGCCGAGCGGAGCGGGCCGAACGCACCCGCGAGGAGGAGGCCGCCCGCCGCGTCGCCGAGGAACGCCTGCGTATCGCCCGCGATCTGCACGACCTCCTCGCCCACTCCATCACCCTTATCGGCGTGCAGACCTCCGTCGCCGCGCATGTCCTGGCCGTCGATCCCGACCGGCTCGACCGGGCCGCGATCGCCAAGGCCCTCGATGACATAGCGGACACCTGCCGCACCGCGCGCGGTGAACTGCGCACCACCTTGGAGGTGCTGAGAGCGGACGGCCCGGACGGCCCGGAACCGCACGGCCCACTGCCCGATCTGAGGGCGCTGCCCGGTCTCGTACGGGCGGCGAACGCGGACCTGACGGTGCGCACCGGGGAGGTACGCCTGCCACCGGCGGTCGAGGCCGCGGCGTACCGCATCGTGCAGGAGTCGCTGACCAATGCCGTACGGCACGGGGGCTCGGGCGTGCAGATCACCGTGGCGGTCCAACTGCGCGGCCGGGCGCTGGATGTCACGGTCACCGACGACGGTACGGGTCCGGGCGAAACCGGCGGCTCCGGCTACGGCATCGTCGGAATGCGCGAGCGCGCCCGCAGCGTGGGAGGCACACTGTCCGCGGGCCCGCGCGACGGCGGCGGGTTCGTCGTGGCGGCGGTCCTGCCGCTCCAGCCATCGGAGGCCCTCGCATGA
- a CDS encoding MMPL family transporter: MGPVHKRRRVVPWAVLALWIAVLALAGPFAGKLGDVQRDNIVDYLPANADSTQVAQIQQELPGGESTDLVLVYHRGGGLTAADRAVADRQAGEIAAAHALTGPAKGIPSRDGTTLMIPVSTTGPGSDEEARAAFVEDVRKRVSGVEGLSVEVGGPGALQTDMGEVFESIDGTLMIATVLVVAVLLILTYRSPFLWLVPLVVVGVAALTTRAVIYGLVQGFDLTVTSQSAGIMTVLVFGAGTDYALLLVARYREELRRVPQPYDAMRAALRGCGPAVLASSGTVAAGLLCLLAADLNSARGLGPVGAVGVVCALAAMLTLLPAVLVLLGRRVFWPLIPAYDSEPKARRSLFAAMGSSAGRRPVAVLASGAALLGALALGAFNLPGNLAQEDSFTDRPESVSAMRTLADAYPDRSSQPISVVTPADTADEALARARTTPGVVSAERGRSADGWTELSVFGKDAPETAGETATIKALRGALDGSYVGGPSAQQLDLEETNSRDRMVVVPLVLVAVLLILIALLRSLVAPLILVVAVVAVWGAAMGLGGLVFEPLFGFPGMDPGLPLLSFVFLVALGVDYGIFVMHRMREEALSGAEPAAAALTALRTTGGVIASAGIVLAATFGVLMNLPLVPLVEMGFVVAVGVLLDTFLVRTYLVTSASLLLGRWVWWPGALARPVGAGAAAVGVRQREPERAGRA; encoded by the coding sequence ATGGGGCCCGTACACAAGAGGCGTCGAGTCGTGCCGTGGGCGGTGCTCGCGCTCTGGATCGCCGTCCTCGCCCTCGCCGGGCCTTTCGCCGGCAAACTCGGCGACGTACAGCGCGACAACATCGTGGACTACCTCCCGGCGAACGCGGACTCCACCCAGGTCGCACAGATCCAGCAGGAGCTGCCCGGTGGCGAGTCCACCGATCTCGTCCTCGTCTACCACCGCGGCGGCGGGCTGACCGCGGCCGACCGTGCGGTGGCGGACCGGCAGGCCGGGGAGATAGCCGCCGCACACGCACTCACCGGTCCTGCGAAGGGCATCCCCTCCAGGGACGGCACGACCCTGATGATCCCGGTGTCGACCACGGGGCCCGGCTCCGACGAGGAGGCGCGCGCAGCCTTCGTCGAGGACGTCCGCAAGAGAGTGAGCGGCGTCGAAGGGCTGAGCGTCGAGGTCGGCGGACCGGGCGCCCTGCAGACCGACATGGGGGAGGTCTTCGAGTCCATCGACGGCACGCTGATGATCGCGACCGTCCTCGTCGTCGCCGTCCTGCTGATCCTCACCTACCGCAGCCCGTTCCTGTGGCTGGTCCCGCTGGTCGTCGTCGGCGTTGCCGCCCTCACCACCAGGGCTGTGATCTACGGCCTCGTCCAGGGCTTCGACCTCACCGTCACCAGCCAGAGCGCGGGGATCATGACCGTCCTCGTCTTCGGCGCGGGCACCGACTACGCCCTGCTGCTCGTCGCCCGGTACCGCGAGGAGCTGCGGCGCGTCCCACAGCCGTACGACGCGATGCGCGCCGCCCTGCGCGGCTGCGGGCCGGCCGTCCTCGCCTCCTCGGGGACCGTCGCGGCCGGGCTCCTGTGCCTGCTCGCCGCCGACCTCAACAGCGCCCGCGGGCTCGGTCCCGTCGGCGCGGTGGGTGTGGTCTGTGCGCTGGCCGCGATGCTGACGCTGCTGCCCGCCGTGCTCGTCCTGCTCGGCCGCCGGGTCTTCTGGCCGCTCATTCCCGCGTACGACAGCGAGCCCAAGGCACGTCGCTCGCTCTTCGCCGCGATGGGCAGCTCCGCCGGGCGCAGGCCCGTGGCCGTCCTCGCCTCCGGCGCGGCCCTCCTCGGGGCCCTCGCGCTCGGTGCGTTCAACCTCCCCGGCAACCTCGCCCAGGAGGACAGCTTCACCGACCGGCCCGAATCCGTCTCCGCCATGCGGACCCTGGCCGACGCCTACCCCGACCGCAGCAGCCAGCCGATCAGCGTGGTCACACCGGCGGACACCGCGGACGAGGCGCTCGCCCGGGCCCGTACGACTCCCGGAGTGGTGTCCGCCGAACGCGGACGCAGCGCGGACGGATGGACCGAGCTCTCCGTCTTCGGCAAGGACGCGCCCGAGACGGCAGGCGAGACCGCGACCATCAAGGCACTGCGCGGTGCACTGGACGGCAGCTACGTCGGCGGTCCGAGCGCGCAGCAACTGGACCTGGAGGAGACCAACTCACGGGACCGGATGGTCGTCGTCCCGCTGGTGCTCGTAGCCGTCCTGCTGATCCTGATCGCCCTGCTGCGCAGCCTCGTCGCGCCGCTGATCCTCGTTGTCGCGGTCGTCGCGGTGTGGGGCGCGGCGATGGGTCTGGGCGGGCTGGTCTTCGAGCCGCTCTTCGGCTTCCCGGGCATGGACCCGGGGCTGCCGCTGCTCTCCTTCGTCTTCCTCGTGGCGCTGGGCGTGGACTACGGCATCTTCGTGATGCACCGGATGCGCGAGGAGGCCCTGTCCGGGGCGGAACCGGCGGCCGCTGCGCTGACCGCCCTGCGCACGACGGGTGGCGTCATCGCCTCGGCGGGCATCGTGCTGGCCGCGACGTTCGGGGTGCTGATGAACCTGCCGCTCGTGCCGCTGGTCGAGATGGGCTTCGTCGTCGCGGTGGGCGTCCTGCTGGACACGTTCCTGGTGCGGACATATCTGGTGACGTCCGCGAGTCTGCTGCTGGGGCGGTGGGTGTGGTGGCCGGGCGCTCTCGCCCGACCGGTGGGCGCGGGAGCCGCCGCGGTGGGTGTGCGGCAGCGGGAGCCGGAGCGGGCTGGGCGGGCGTGA
- a CDS encoding TerB family tellurite resistance protein yields the protein MLPARGLFGRKVPVCGVYTSWNTVGDGEFFCSDCGGDRNYRRRTGRRRFTLLGVPLLPRGLAGPVVECTACQAHFGTDALDHPTTSRFSAMLRDAVHTVALAVLASGGTSSRPVRETAVATVRAAGLDDCTEDQLTALIEALAADTGRFVTDTGPYGAALAIELHEALEPLAPHLAPAGRESILLQGARIALADGPYSPAEREVLTTVGAALQLRADDTARLLAAARTPL from the coding sequence GTGCTGCCAGCCCGAGGACTATTCGGCCGAAAAGTGCCGGTCTGCGGCGTTTACACCTCTTGGAACACCGTCGGTGACGGCGAGTTCTTCTGTTCCGACTGCGGAGGCGACCGCAACTACCGCCGCCGTACCGGCCGCCGCCGTTTCACACTTCTCGGTGTCCCGCTGCTGCCGCGCGGCCTGGCGGGCCCGGTCGTCGAATGCACCGCCTGTCAGGCCCACTTCGGCACCGACGCCCTCGACCACCCCACCACCTCCCGCTTCTCCGCGATGCTCCGCGACGCCGTCCACACCGTCGCCCTTGCCGTCCTCGCCTCCGGCGGCACCTCCTCGCGTCCGGTGCGGGAGACCGCCGTCGCGACGGTCCGCGCGGCAGGTCTCGACGACTGCACGGAGGACCAACTGACGGCCCTGATCGAGGCGCTCGCGGCCGACACCGGCCGTTTCGTCACCGACACCGGGCCGTACGGAGCGGCACTCGCCATCGAGCTCCATGAGGCACTGGAGCCGCTCGCACCGCATCTGGCCCCGGCGGGACGGGAGTCGATCCTGCTTCAGGGCGCGCGCATCGCCCTCGCGGACGGCCCGTACAGCCCGGCGGAGCGCGAGGTGCTGACGACGGTCGGCGCGGCGCTGCAGCTGCGCGCGGACGACACGGCGCGGTTGCTGGCGGCGGCCCGTACGCCGTTGTAG